The following are from one region of the Saccharomyces kudriavzevii IFO 1802 strain IFO1802 genome assembly, chromosome: 12 genome:
- the LOT6 gene encoding flavin-dependent quinone reductase (similar to Saccharomyces cerevisiae LOT6 (YLR011W)), with product MKVGIIMGSVRAKRICPEIAAYVKATIEDNGELFSEKVELQTVDLQQIALPLYEDDDELIPAHVKSVNDYADCKTRSWSRIVNALDIVIFVTPQYNWGYPAALKNAIDRIYHEWCGKAAMVISYGGHGGNKCNSQLQEVLQGLKMNVVGGVTMKIPVGTVPLPEGIIPQFSAHNEKILQLVASCIEATKNAA from the coding sequence ATGAAAGTAGGCATTATAATGGGTTCCGTCAGGGCTAAGAGGATATGTCCCGAAATTGCAGCATACGTAAAAGCTACAATTGAAGATAACGGAGAATTATTCAGTGAAAAGGTTGAGCTGCAAACAGTAGACTTACAACAGATTGCGTTACCTTTatatgaagatgacgacgaATTGATACCGGCTCACGTAAAGAGTGTGAATGACTATGCGGACTGCAAAACTCGATCATGGAGCCGCATAGTAAATGCATTGGACATTGTTATTTTCGTCACACCTCAATACAACTGGGGCTATCCAGCCGCTTTGAAAAACGCAATCGATCGTATTTACCATGAATGGTGCGGGAAAGCTGCTATGGTGATAAGTTACGGCGGTCATGGCGGCAATAAGTGTAATAGCCAACTGCAAGAGGTTCTACAGGGGTTGAAGATGAATGTGGTAGGTGGAGTCACGATGAAGATCCCAGTAGGCACGGTGCCATTGCCTGAGGGAATAATACCACAATTCAGTGCACataatgaaaagatttTGCAATTGGTTGCTTCTTGCATCGAAGCAACAAAGAATGCGGCATAG
- the SKDI12G0680 gene encoding uncharacterized protein (similar to Saccharomyces cerevisiae YLR012C) — MKTVHYKEITHQQYLQLQPDQQEKYLTLCQKDFERETERIAFERQGGVPGIAKKVAQNEVAWFDRITTWSYMNAYIPKYSRKRNLFKIDMTKIPNVGEY, encoded by the coding sequence atgaaaactgtTCACTACAAAGAAATCACCCATCAACAATACCTCCAACTGCAACCTGATCAACAGGAAAAATATCTGACTTTATGtcaaaaagattttgaGAGAGAGACTGAAAGAATCGCATTTGAACGCCAAGGGGGAGTACCTGGAATTGCCAAAAAAGTGGCGCAAAACGAAGTCGCTTGGTTTGATCGTATTACTACCTGGTCGTATATGAATGCGTATATTCCCAAATATAGCAGAAAGAGAAATCTTTTTAAGATTGATATGACAAAAATTCCAAATGTTGGAGaatactga
- the GAT3 gene encoding Gat3p (similar to Saccharomyces cerevisiae GAT3 (YLR013W)): protein MNIKTLCHQEYKKISIESLLNPVGEGLAVGKLHPHSKSCTKSIGGSLYTNTSNGTFAQQNAQKRRGITRRCPQCAVVKTSPQWREGPDGEVTLCNACGLFYRKIFLVFGKNLAKRYFDEIKGVGVKRKVPKSLYGVTRTR, encoded by the coding sequence ATGAATATTAAAACTTTGTGTCATCaagaatacaaaaaaatctcGATCGAATCATTGCTGAACCCAGTCGGAGAGGGATTAGCTGTTGGAAAGCTTCACCCACATTCAAAATCCTGTACTAAATCCATCGGTGGGTCCCTATATACCAATACAAGTAATGGGACTTTTGCCCAACAGAATGCCCAAAAGAGAAGGGGAATCACCAGGAGATGTCCCCAGTGTGCTGTAGTAAAGACTTCTCCACAATGGAGGGAGGGTCCGGATGGAGAAGTGACGTTATGTAATGCCTGTGGTTTGTTTTAtagaaaaatattcttgGTTTTTGGCAAGAATCTGGCGAAACGGTACTTTGATGAAATAAAAGGTGTAGGTGTAAAACGAAAAGTTCCGAAGAGCCTCTATGGTGTTACGAGAACACGttaa
- the PPR1 gene encoding Ppr1p (similar to Saccharomyces cerevisiae PPR1 (YLR014C); ancestral locus Anc_5.235): MKQRNINAKKSNRTHLPRIDGSPNIGFSKSRTACKRCRLKKIKCDQEFPSCKRCANLEVPCVSLDPATGKDVPRSYVCFLEDRLAAMMRMLKERGVDPMQVQGSIPATSDDEPFDLKKYNSVASLGQAGLLPHDGLLADYLVQNRASKSEKIGTSSNMSVGQKEFSMDSKREGSCSFLPETRGPITTDARAEELHQSNKEINALGTINGGSFNSFLGDSSGISFARLVFTATNFRQDSGDDVFDEDIKQREQKYKEYVEAENSLKFDPLELPPRHVAEVMISRFFVDTNSQLPLLHRELFLRKYFEPIYGPWNSDITLASDKTNINTEFEIPVTSTFASHTEQKHGNNNNKINRFSSENVPWYNTWKFLQGDNMSSKVELPTELHIPYFFLNIIFAIGHATQVLKSDITTVATYKRRAVGYITSLFSSSDRLEALAGTLLMVIYSIMRPNIPGVWYTMGSVLRLTVDLGLHSEKINKNYDAFTREVRRRLFWCVYSLDRQICSYFGRPFGIPEESITTRYPSLLDDSFITLTNQDVDDYSDLPNANPSSKVIALAMFKIRRIQANIVRILYAPGAELPRKFTDLESWRIETHNELERWFHMEVPKNFDIMNCKFNSTWFELNYHYSKSILYGLSPKCPTLNDTAFKIVLDSTKGTIDVFHNLCTNEKIGYTWVAVHNMFMTGMTYLYVNFYSKNNINDSHEKVSEYTDKVLTVLKNLIGFCESAKTCYTSYKILSSVVVKLKFMQLNEDHGILSDANTLTAQTRFRLSYSKITDVPDCDNSTCDHKAPDKSDCEDRAPFDIPLEEFFTELEKYNNFSQNDALDVNENNPVINDDDCMNSSSAVNTQLNNNNQDIMDILFQVTSGSVWDEFFVRSGNGNEGESSYEFSKVNNTGSNDSSK; encoded by the coding sequence ATGAAGCAGAGAAATATcaatgcaaaaaaaagcaatagAACGCATTTACCTAGAATAGATGGTTCTCCTAATATAGGATTTTCCAAATCTAGAACTGCATGCAAACGATGTCgtttaaaaaaaatcaaatgtGATCAGGAGTTTCCCAGTTGCAAAAGATGTGCAAACTTAGAGGTACCGTGTGTTTCCTTAGATCCGGCCACTGGAAAGGATGTACCCAGATCTTATGTCTGTTTTTTAGAAGATAGATTGGCTGCGATGATGCGTATGTTGAAAGAACGCGGTGTAGATCCTATGCAAGTACAGGGGAGTATTCCTGCTACAAGTGACGATGAGCcctttgatttgaaaaaatataattcAGTCGCATCTTTGGGGCAAGCGGGGCTGCTGCCACACGATGGTTTATTAGCAGACTATTTAGTTCAAAATAGAGCTTCGAAAAGCGAAAAGATAGGGACCTCATCGAATATGAGTGTAGGACAGAAAGAGTTTTCAATGGACTCTAAAAGAGAAGGCAGTTGTTCTTTCCTACCTGAAACAAGGGGCCCGATTACTACCGACGCAAGAGCTGAAGAACTGCATCAGTCTAATAAAGAGATCAATGCACTGGGTACAATAAACGGAGGTAGTTTTAACTCCTTTTTAGGAGATTCATCCGGCATCTCATTCGCAAGGTTGGTGTTCACGGCAACTAACTTCCGACAAGATTCAGGAGATGATGTATTCGATGAAGACATAAAGCAAAGAGAACAGAAGTATAAAGAGTATGTTGAGGCTGAAAATAGCCTCAAGTTTGATCCATTGGAACTACCTCCGCGTCACGTTGCTGAAGTTATGATATCTAGATTTTTTGTGGATACCAATTCGCAACTGCCCTTGCTGCATAGGGAACTGTTTTTGAGAAAGTATTTTGAACCTATCTATGGGCCATGGAATTCCGATATTACGTTGGCTTCTGACAAGACAAATATCAATACAGAGTTTGAAATCCCAGTAACCAGTACTTTTGCTTCGCATACTGAACAAAAACATggaaataataacaataaaattaacagattttcttctgaaaatgtTCCTTGGTATAACACTTGGAAATTCTTACAAGGGGACAATATGAGCTCAAAAGTTGAACTACCAACAGAACTTCACATACCCTACTTTTTTCTAAACATTATATTTGCTATTGGACATGCTACGCAAGTGCTTAAATCAGACATTACTACAGTTGCCACATATAAAAGACGCGCTGTTGGATATATTACATCTTTATTCTCGTCTTCAGACAGATTGGAAGCATTGGCAGGCACTTTGCTGATGGTAATTTACTCGATAATGAGACCAAATATTCCGGGCGTCTGGTATACCATGGGTTCTGTACTAAGATTGACTGTTGATCTGGGATTGCActcagaaaaaattaataaaaacTATGATGCATTCACGAGAGAAGTTCGCAGGCGACTATTTTGGTGCGTTTATTCCTTAGATCGGCAGATTTGCTCTTATTTCGGTCGACCTTTTGGCATCCCCGAAGAAAGTATAACTACAAGATATCCTAGTCTTTTGGACGATTCATTCATCACGCTGACTAATCAGGATGTTGATGATTACTCAGATCTGCCAAACGCGAATCCATCATCAAAAGTCATCGCACTGGCTATGTTTAAAATAAGAAGAATACAAGCTAACATTGTGAGGATACTTTACGCGCCTGGTGCAGAATTGCCAAGAAAGTTTACGGACCTTGAGAGTTGGCGAATTGAAACTCACAATGAACTTGAACGTTGGTTTCACATGGAAGTCCCTAAGAATTTTGATATAATGAATTGCAAATTCAATAGCACCTGGTTTGAGCTTAACTATCATTACTCGAAGAGCATTCTTTACGGCCTTTCTCCTAAATGCCCCACTTTGAATGATACCGCCTTCAAAATTGTTCTTGACAGTACGAAGGGCACCATAGATGTATTTCACAATCTTTGtaccaatgaaaaaataggCTATACGTGGGTTGCCGTTCATAATATGTTCATGACAGGCATGACTTATCTTTATGTGAATTTCTATTCAAAAAACAACATAAACGATTCTCATGAGAAAGTCTCCGAGTACACTGACAAAGTATTGACAGttttaaagaatttgatAGGCTTTTGTGAATCTGCGAAGACCTGTTACACCAGCTACAAAATTTTGTCATCAGTTGTGGTAAAGCTAAAATTCATGCAACTGAATGAAGACCATGGAATTTTATCCGACGCTAATACCCTAACGGCTCAGACAAGGTTTAGGCTGAGTTACAGCAAAATAACTGATGTTCCTGACTGTGATAATAGCACATGCGATCACAAAGCCCCTGATAAGAGCGATTGTGAGGATAGAGCACCATTTGATATACCCttagaagaatttttcactgaattggaaaaatataataatttttccCAAAATGATGCTTTAGATgtgaatgaaaataatccAGTGATAAATGACGATGACTGTATGAACAGTTCTTCTGCAGTGAACACCCAATTgaataacaataatcaagATATTAtggatattctttttcaggTTACTTCAGGGTCCGTATGGGACGAATTTTTTGTCAGATCTGGTAATGGGAACGAAGGCGAGTCTTCTTATGAATTCAGCAAGGTAAATAACACTGGATCGAATGATAGCTCTAAGTGA
- the BRE2 gene encoding Bre2p (similar to Saccharomyces cerevisiae BRE2 (YLR015W); ancestral locus Anc_5.236), with the protein MKLGIIPYQESTDIVYKNAPQDLQERKKPDLPLLEPTHQIKSSVQSTNFDFVRTEDIPLNRRHFVYRPCSANPYFTILGYGCTEYPFDHSGISVMDRSEGLSIARDRNDLVSVPNQYGWRTARSDVCIKEGMTYWEVEIIHGGNGKCTREIDDSVNEVRSGVYEKIFRQVNDTPHLRFGVCRREASLEAPIGFDAYGYGVRDISLESIHEGKLNCVLENGLPLKEGDKIGFFLKLPSIETQIKQAKEFTKGRILALNSHMDTMNEPWREETENGLSRKKLKLETTNKEFQRALLEDIEYDDVVRDQIAIRYKNQLFFEATDYVKATKPEYYSSDKRERQDYYHLEDSFLAIYRNGRYIGKAFENLKPFLPPFSELQYNEKFYLGYWQHGDTREEPNDKSIPSAKKRKQLKKKKGMILRNKYVNNNKLGYYPTISCFNGGTARIITEANQLEYLDQIKSEYCVGKEPQVNTLDTLYKEQVAEDIVWDIIDELEQATSQR; encoded by the coding sequence ATGAAATTAGGCATTATACCTTACCAGGAGAGTACCGATATTGTTTACAAAAATGCTCCCCAGGATCTGCAAGAACGGAAAAAACCTGATTTACCTCTGCTGGAACCGACACACCAAATTAAATCATCAGTCCAGAGtacaaattttgatttcgtACGCACAGAGGATATCCCGTTGAATCGAAGACACTTTGTTTACAGGCCATGTTCTGCAAATCCCTATTTTACCATCCTAGGGTATGGCTGTACAGAATACCCGTTTGATCATTCTGGAATAAGCGTGATGGATAGATCTGAAGGATTATCAATTGCTCGAGATAGGAACGACTTGGTTAGTGTTCCGAACCAATACGGCTGGCGAACTGCACGAAGCGATGTCTGCATCAAAGAAGGAATGACATATTGGGAAGTAGAGATAATTCATGGGGGCAACGGGAAGTGCACACGTGAGATTGATGATTCAGTGAATGAAGTACGAAGTGGCGTATacgaaaaaatattcaggCAGGTGAATGACACCCCACATCTACGGTTTGGAGTTTGCAGAAGAGAGGCCAGCTTAGAGGCGCCAATTGGGTTTGATGCGTACGGCTATGGTGTCAGAGATATTTCGTTAGAATCTATTCATGAGGGGAAATTAAATTGCGTCCTGGAAAATGGGCTTCCGCTGAAAGAAGGTGATAAAATTGGgtttttcttgaagctTCCCAGTATCGAAACACAAATCAAACAAGCTAAAGAATTTACCAAGGGAAGAATTCTTGCGTTGAATTCGCATATGGATACTATGAATGAACCATGGAGAGAAGAAACCGAAAACGGGctttcaaggaaaaaattgaaactgGAGACAACAAATAAGGAATTTCAAAGGGCATTAttggaagatattgaatatGACGATGTTGTTCGTGACCAAATCGCCATTAGATACAAAAATCAGTTATTCTTTGAAGCCACTGATTATGTAAAGGCAACGAAACCAGAATATTATTCCTCTGATAAAAGAGAGAGACAAGACTACTACCACCTGGAAGATTCCTTTCTGGCTATATATCGAAATGGTAGATACATTGGTAAGGCATTTGAAAACCTAAAACCGTTCTTACCACCATTTAGTGAATTGcaatataatgaaaaattctatcTTGGGTATTGGCAACATGGTGATACTCGTGAAGAGCCCAATGACAAAAGTATACCCAGtgcaaaaaagagaaagcagctgaaaaagaagaagggtATGATACTTAGAAACAAGTACGTGAATAATAACAAATTAGGTTACTATCCAACAATCAGTTGCTTTAACGGTGGAACTGCCAGGATAATTACTGAGGCAAATCAGTTGGAATATCTCGATCAAATTAAATCTGAATATTGTGTTGGCAAAGAGCCGCAAGTCAACACACTAGATACACTGTACAAAGAACAAGTGGCCGAAGACATAGTTTGGGACATAATCGATGAATTGGAGCAAGCTACTTCACAGCGATGA
- the PML1 gene encoding Pml1p (similar to Saccharomyces cerevisiae PML1 (YLR016C); ancestral locus Anc_5.240) — protein sequence MFHRRKRPFDTRYSGYGSKKLKLQYSDILPDFRPSGLLELDSNNKEGIALKHVEPQDAISPDEYMDRLGLDPRDRTVYELIVYRKNDKDKMPWKRYDLNEKSCYLVGRELGRSLDAASDDRKETVVADIGIPEETSSKQHCVIQFRNVHNALKCYVMDLDSSNGTCLNKVVAPRARYIELRSGDVLTLTEFEEDTDYELVFMNV from the coding sequence ATGTTCCACAGACGTAAGAGGCCTTTTGATACAAGGTATTCCGGCTATGGTagcaaaaaattaaagttGCAGTATTCTGATATCCTACCTGACTTCAGACCATCCGGCCTATTGGAGCTGGATTCTAATAATAAGGAGGGTATAGCTTTGAAGCATGTGGAGCCGCAAGACGCTATTTCTCCAGATGAGTACATGGATAGGTTGGGCTTGGATCCGCGAGATAGGACTGTCTATGAACTGATAGTGTACAGAAAGAATGACAAGGATAAGATGCCGTGGAAAAGATATGATTTGAATGAGAAGAGCTGTTATTTAGTCGGTCGTGAGCTGGGTCGCAGTCTGGACGCGGCTTCTGACGATAGGAAGGAAACGGTGGTCGCAGATATAGGTATACCCGAAGAAACATCATCGAAGCAACACTGCGTTATCCAGTTTAGAAACGTTCACAATGCTTTGAAATGCTATGTCATGGATTTGGACTCCTCCAATGGCACCTGCTTGAATAAAGTTGTGGCGCCTAGGGCCAGGTACATAGAACTACGAAGTGGTGATGTCCTGACCCTTACGGAATTCGAAGAGGATACGGATTATGAACTTGTTTTTATGAATGTATAA
- the MEU1 gene encoding S-methyl-5-thioadenosine phosphorylase (similar to Saccharomyces cerevisiae MEU1 (YLR017W); ancestral locus Anc_5.204): MNRIKSTIAVAKKLKLSKVMTKSELPSIFEGTVDLGIIGGTGLYNMDCLEPIALLPPMLTPWGTTSSPVTISQFVGTNSHFHVAFIARHGVSHEYPPTKVPFRANMAALKNLNCKAVLSFSAVGSLQPHIKPRDFVLPQQIIDRTKGIRHSSYFNDEGLVGHVGFGQPFSQKFAEYIYQFKDSITNPESEEPCHLHYDKDMTVVCMEGPQFSTRAESKMYRMFGGHVINMSVIPEAKLARECELPYQMICMSTDYDAWRDEAEPVTVETVIGNLTNNGRNANLLASKIIVTMAKEIPEFMHTGDGLHGSIKKSISTKPEAMSKETLEKLRYLFPDYW, from the coding sequence ATGAACCGGATTAAGAGCACGATTGCTGTGGCTAAGAAGTTAAAACTAAGTAAAGTTATGACGAAATCAGAATTACCAAGCATTTTCGAAGGAACTGTTGATCTGGGGATTATTGGAGGCACAGGTTTATATAATATGGACTGTCTAGAGCCCATTGCATTGCTACCACCCATGTTAACACCATGGGGCACCACATCCTCACCGGTCACGATCTCACAGTTCGTTGGTACCAATAGTCATTTCCACGTTGCCTTCATCGCCAGACATGGTGTCAGCCACGAATATCCACCCACTAAAGTTCCATTCAGGGCCAACATGGCAGCTCTAAAGAATCTGAATTGCAAAGCTGTGCTTTCATTCAGCGCTGTGGGTTCATTGCAGCCCCATATCAAGCCTAGAGATTTTGTGCTACCGCAACAAATCATTGACAGAACCAAGGGTATAAGACATTCCTCGTACTTCAACGACGAAGGCTTAGTTGGCCACGTTGGATTTGGACAGCCATTCtctcaaaaatttgcaGAGTATATCTATCAATTCAAGGATTCGATAACAAACCCTGAATCCGAGGAACCATGCCATTTGCATTACGACAAAGACATGACCGTTGTTTGTATGGAAGGCCCACAGTTCTCCACGCGTGCTGAATCCAAGATGTACAGGATGTTTGGTGGCCATGTTATCAACATGAGTGTTATCCCTGAAGCCAAGCTGGCACGTGAGTGTGAGCTGCCTTACCAGATGATCTGCATGTCTACCGACTATGATGCGTGGAGAGACGAGGCAGAGCCTGTTACCGTAGAAACGGTTATCGGTAACTTAACAAACAATGGGCGCAATGCGAATCTCTTGGCCTCCAAGATCATTGTGACCATGGCCAAGGAAATACCCGAGTTCATGCACACTGGCGATGGGCTGCACGGttccatcaaaaaatctatTTCTACCAAACCGGAGGCCATGTCCAAAGAAACTCTAGAGAAATTAAGATACTTATTTCCTGACTATTGGTAA
- the POM34 gene encoding Pom34p (similar to Saccharomyces cerevisiae POM34 (YLR018C); ancestral locus Anc_5.203) encodes MKIQAGQLGLDDNGVSELLPDTHNETSSQTQNITPMFKLGNFESPVLKELSRRTVNKELETQRIMTSAIAFALWNLLMKFIRFFRDNTHVGTQFCNRLSRIHLYLLTFHAVKQVNIIYYSTFSWLTAELVDYLFQLAISLNILFSLWKLLSTVNVSDLNLTRKQRRLLGVDIQPLVNDGLQPQQPHYVSTSRTNKPVQNKTHIPRTSTKNHPAYLFRGLETPLKARQRETAAERANLYSHSALTKNVFGNLQRDDGTSNTLLGAYSNNNDSNSPHTPVTRKGYIPSSKYAYMMNSQTPRGKI; translated from the coding sequence ATGAAGATTCAAGCGGGCCAATTGGGTCTGGACGACAACGGTGTGTCGGAACTGCTACCGGACACACACAACGAAACCTCATCACAAACGCAAAATATCACGCCAATGTTTAAATTGGGCAACTTTGAAAGCCCTGTGCTCAAAGAGCTGTCCCGGCGAACGGTGAATAAAGAGCTGGAGACGCAGAGAATCATGACAAGCGCGATTGCGTTTGCACTTTGGAACCTCCTGATGAAGTTTATTAGGTTCTTTCGGGACAACACCCATGTCGGAACACAGTTTTGCAATAGGTTGTCCAGAATCCATCTGTACTTGTTAACCTTTCATGCGGTGAAGCAGGTCAACATCATATACTATTCGACGTTTAGCTGGTTGACCGCAGAACTTGTTGACTATTTGTTCCAGCTGGCGATCTCACTCAATATACTGTTCTCATTGTGGAAGCTCTTATCCACGGTCAACGTCAgtgatttgaatttgactAGAAAGCAGAGGAGGCTCTTGGGTGTGGACATACAGCCACTCGTCAACGATGGCCTGCAACCACAACAGCCGCATTACGTTTCCACTTCCAGGACTAACAAACCAGTACAAAACAAAACGCATATCCCTCGGACCAGCACTAAAAATCACCCAGCATATCTCTTTAGGGGCCTGGAGACACCTCTAAAAGCAAGACAAAGAGAAACAGCAGCGGAACGAGCAAACCTGTATTCTCATTCCGCACTCACGAAGAACGTCTTTGGCAATCTACAGAGAGACGACGGTACCAGTAACACGTTATTGGGAGCTTATAGTAACAATAACGATAGTAACTCGCCGCACACACCTGTAACTAGAAAGGGCTACATTCCAAGTAGTAAATACGCATACATGATGAACTCGCAGACTCCAAGGGGGAAAATATAA
- the PSR2 gene encoding putative phosphatase (similar to Saccharomyces cerevisiae PSR1 (YLL010C) and PSR2 (YLR019W); ancestral locus Anc_5.202) translates to MGFIANILCCSSDTSKTHRQREQPEIHHNRNRKHNQIQAQNPSRKQKVTPKGDKMQYSTPQILSPSADLGSNAGAKANQDNGNNNNGRLGPLSKNHSDGSYDEEKEYEDYNEGDVEMTEVNNAGEEEDDEAKEKQDHVIHEYNVDADRNSSIIDETPQQSQYQVVQETIDPQYLAGSPDTNLKLMPTAEEDFSDLTHLQQEQYHAPGYNTLLPPKLQEFQQKKCLILDLDETLVHSSFKYMQTADFVLPVEIDDQVHNVYVIKRPGVDEFLHRVSQVYEVVVFTASVSRYANPLLDTLDPNGTIHHRLFREACYNYEGNYIKNLSQIGRPLSETIILDNSPASYIFHPQHAVPISSWFSDSHDNELLDIIPLLEDLSSKNVLDVGSVLDVTI, encoded by the coding sequence atGGGATTTATAGCGAATATACTTTGCTGCTCTTCAGATACTTCCAAAACGCATCGTCAACGCGAGCAACCAGAGATTCATCACAATCGCAACCGCAAGCACAACCAAATCCAGGCACAAAATCCGAGCCGGAAGCAGAAGGTTACTCCAAAAGGTGATAAGATGCAATATTCTACACCACAGATCCTTTCACCCAGTGCTGATCTAGGCAGCAATGCGGGTGCCAAGGCGAACCAAGACAATggaaacaacaacaatggaAGGCTGGGGCCGTTATCGAAAAACCACTCCGACGGGTCGTACGACGAGGAGAAAGAGTACGAAGACTACAATGAAGGAGACGTGGAGATGACAGAAGTCAACAATGCCGgagaagaggaagacgaCGAAGCGAAAGAAAAGCAGGACCATGTCATTCACGAATATAACGTTGACGCAGATAGAAATTCGAGTATTATCGACGAAACGCCACAGCAGAGTCAGTATCAGGTTGTCCAAGAAACAATAGATCCCCAATATTTGGCCGGCAGCCCTGATACTAACTTAAAGTTGATGCCCACTGCAGAAGAGGACTTTTCCGACTTGACGCATTTGCAGCAAGAACAATACCATGCTCCCGGCTACAATACTCTGCTGCCACCGAAGTTGCAGGAATTCCAACAGAAGAAATGCCTGATCTTAGATTTGGACGAAACTTTGGTGCATTCTTCCTTTAAGTACATGCAAACTGCTGATTTCGTTTTGCCCGTGGAAATTGACGACCAGGTTCATAATGTCTATGTCATTAAGAGACCGGGCGTTGACGAGTTTTTGCACAGAGTGAGTCAAGTATACGAGGTTGTCGTCTTCACGGCAAGTGTCTCGAGGTATGCAAACCCTCTTTTAGATACACTGGATCCTAACGGAACTATTCACCACCGGCTATTCAGAGAGGCTTGCTACAACTACGAAGGTAACTACATCAAGAACTTATCACAGATTGGAAGACCGCTGTCGGAAACAATTATCCTAGACAATTCACCGGCCTCCTATATTTTCCACCCACAACATGCTGTCCCAATATCCTCTTGGTTTTCAGACTCTCATGACAACGAGTTACTGGATATTATCCCACTTTTAGAAGAcctttcatcaaaaaatgtcCTGGACGTGGGAAGTGTGTTAGATGTAACGATATAA